The Primulina eburnea isolate SZY01 unplaced genomic scaffold, ASM2296580v1 ctg739_ERROPOS11973397, whole genome shotgun sequence sequence TTAATAGTGGGCGAACCCCATATAGTGTACAATGGGCGAACATCAATTAATTGTTTCCATATTTAAGttgcattaaaaatatatattcagCTCTATTATTTATAAAGGACATCAGTTCAACTCATTCAGCGATAATAATATTTCTCAACAATGGCTTCTTAGCTAAAAGGTGTTCAAAAATCAACCATGACAGATTAAATATGTAAAGAATTATGTGAGTGTACAAGATAtcgtattttatattattaagagacaatatatttatatcagGGCCTTTCGAAAATTTATTATCTTATTAATTTGtcgaaattattaatttaatacaCTGACCCCAGTCGggattgaaaaaaatattattttaaacagaTATTAATTTATCGAGTTTAATTTAGAGATGTTTTGTTATATATTGGATCGGTCTTAAAAGattcatattattattattattattattattatggtaACCTTGATTTTTAACTAATAGagtatttaaaatttcttagtattcattaaattaataataataaaaaagatcATTATATTTGTACTCTGTCTGGTGTCGTCTACATTCCATTTAATGTGTGAAATTTATGCAAAAGAAATatgcaaaaaacaaaaaatggaATGTAAATGACAACCtaataaaaaaaaaccctaCCAAAAATATCTAGCCAGCATCGGCTCCATTATATCCCGAATACAATTCTTCACGAGTTTTGCATTTTTATTTTGTCGAAAAATAAATGATCTACCCCCTTCACTAGAAACCAATATCACAACTTGAATGAACATTAATTACTCTAATATTATCATATCTACCTCTTAAATCCTCGTGGACGATCGACCGTAGAGTCTGGTTCATTTGAGCTAGTAGGCAATGTCTATTTTTTGaccaattttatttatatgagcTTGCATATGAATCAGTATCATGTAAGTTTTTTGggtaaatttattaaattataaactaatttttttatttattttacttaaaaaaTTAGTGACGGTTtagataaaccgtcgctaattatctAAACCGTCGTTAATTAGACATATGAGTAAGCTATTGCTATGCTGTGTATCGAGTTTTTCACCCGATTATCCTGAAACAATTCACCATCGCTAATTATCTAAACCGTCGTTAATTAGACATATGAGTAAGCTATTGCTATGTTGTGTATCGAGTTTTTCACCCGATTATCCTGAAACAATTCTGTGGTCATGAGGTCCACACATTTCAAGTAGTTTAGTTATGTATTattcaattttttaattatttctcATAAAGAGTATTGATGTAACTTTATTTATATCGTCATCATGTCATAAGCGTACGTTGCGTTGCtaagaataaaatttaataatatagaagactaaaaaataaatatatatgaccAAAAGCCTATGTACGTTTCAAccaaattaattcaacaaagcAAGTGAAACGGATTTGCAGCCATGGATTTCTAATCCACAATTTTAAATATCTCAATTGAAACACTACAGTCTAAATAAATCGCTTTTACATTATCCAAACAAGCACTATGAATCTTTATGTTAAGAGATGCTAGCTACAAATTAAACACATAAAACATAGGGTTTCACGCACTATGATCCTCGAACCATGCatctttttcttcattttcttctcaAAGAAATGGCTATTGTAAAGTACGACGGCTTCTCCTTGGACAAATGCTCAGCCAATTTTTTTCCATACTTTTCAAATACCACGTCATAATTCAAGACCTTGCCAAAGTGGCTGGCCAGCATTGGCTCAACTACAGCTCGAATACCACCTGCCACATCTTTTGCACCTCTCATTTTCTCAAAAAGTAGATCACCATCTACGTCTCGGCTAGGAACCCACGGGACAGGATAAACGTCCATCTTGTCCAATTTGAAGGACCCTTGGTTGCTGATTATTGTCTCAACTTCTTGTGGGCATGGGGTGTATATAGGCACGTTAAAAGAATATAGATCATCTTTCTCCATCAGCCCCTGTATGCATGCATGTTTGCACTTGATCAATCATGATTAGTTATATATCTAGCTAAAAGAACACGTGGGGTGTTTCTCCTCAAGCATGTGAcctattttcataaaaatgagAGGAACTCTACTTGAGATGGAGCGTAGACAAAGCCCCAAAATGGGTGAGTGAGATTACCTCaatgaccatgtcatgaagtgtTTCGGCTAGGATTGTGTACTGTGCATTTTCATCTATGGAAGAGGTGTCTCGCATACGTCTCCCAGCTAACGACAACACCATACGCCCACCGCAGACTATTTCATCTCCTCTAACGCTTAGAAATTTCGAGAAGTCTCTTTGAAATTGGTTTGCATATGATTCCAATACGTCCGCCGGACTTGTCATGGCTATGTATATATTTTCCTTGTTATTGCTCTCAAGTCCTTCGGGAACCTGTCATTTTTAAGGCCAAGAATGGTCTATCATTAGGCACCATAAGATTTAAACAATAAAGAATTAAACCCTTTTAAATTTGGACAtttgttaaaaataaatcatacatACTAGAaactgtaaaaaaaaattaatttaataaaaacatattgtttaaaaataaaGTGGAAGGCAAAAGTACTCCACCATCAATGCACATTACACATgcaatttatttttgaaactttttttttaaaattaattttttttaaaaaaaactattagAACATACCCTAGAGAGCCAATGGACGCTGTAAGAAGAATAAGCGAAATGCATGCTCTTGCTTGGAAACAGTCTATCATAGAAAGATCCTGGCGAGCCATATACAAAGCACTTGTGGATTCGTTTTCGTTTCTTTTCCTTGGTAGAATTTTTTCACCAACGTGAACAAATTGTTGAAGTCATTATCTATATTAACAAAACCACAAATTTATATAGTGCATCGAAGGGATATGATCCCTTAAGATAttgtaaaaattgaaattaattaatgaaatttattttaatacatGATCACCTGGAAGATCATTTAAGAAAACTTGAATTTCTTGAAATCTACTACAAAAATCTTGTAAAGCGTCCATGATATGAGAGACAACTAACAATGTATTGGGGCCCGATGCACAACCAATATCCACCATCTTGAAGCAGCATTTGGCGAATCTTTCGTTGTCAACCATATTTTTCAGTGTTTCATCTAATATGAACCATGTTTTTGTTATGGCATATTTCTGAGAAAAAGAATTTATAAAATGTTAATTCATATTTTCTATGATCATAAAAAAAATGGGggtaaatttataaaataatcttggtcaactatttatttaagaaatttaccTTATCAAGTGtatttcaaataaataattgaccaatgttaaaaaaaaaaacaaaatacccCTAATGGATGTCTTTGTTTTCTATTTTAATTTGGGTGAGAAGTTAAATAAGGGTTGGAACGGTTTATTTACATTTGAGAAATATATTTAATCTGTTTCTTAAATAGAAAAAGAGAAGATAAGAGAGTATAGATTGGATGATTTGCAAGAATATATGAACtgggataattttttttttttttttaaaaagaaaagagtTATCACTCCATCAAAAACACATCGTCCACATGTAGTATCATTCATTGATgcctttttttttatatataaaaaagattATATCTCTATTCTTGCAAAGGATCTGAAGATATAGATGTGATTTTCATAATGGATTTATTGAATCTCTAATTTAATAACGCAGATAGATAAAATATAGATAATTACTTGAAGAGTTGAGTTGTTGGCATAGCTTGTTTCACCATTTCCTGCATTCATATGTAGAATATTCTTCGACTCCATTTCACTCTGTATCTGGATTTCTGTATGGGGGAATAAGTTACTATTTATATCGGGAAAACCAAAAAATATAAAGCGATGCATGTAATTGTCAAGGTTAAGAAACTCTGAAGTAAAAAAGAACCAGATTCAGTGCACATATAAGGACAAATGAAGCTGCGTGATGAAGCTGTTTCAACGTGCTAGATGATTGTGGGTCCTTCGCGGTGATGTTcttttcattatttaattttttttttaaaattatttttaataaattttaataaccACATGTTTCAAAAGAACTTGATCGGACATGTTATGATCTTACCCAAGGATGCATAGTGGAATTCGTCCACTCTTTAATCATGTCTGATTTTTAATTAggtgtatttttttaaatatgtgtaatttttaattatgttataaaatttaaatatgtgtgaatgtattttttaaattatgtgtactttttaattttgttttaattctcctgttttttaaataaaaagttaatttatgaaaaaaaatcCGAGCAGTTTTCTGGCAAATTATGAAAACTAACCGTTGGATTTGGctaaatttggatatgttattcaaaacatataaaagcatattcggaacggtggagatcggatTCTGAGCACATGAGCGAgagaaatatttttatgaacTTCGACAAAAATTTTGATGATTGCAGCAGAATTTTGAAGagcaaaatttcgaaaattttgagtgTATGAATGATGTGAAATGTTGAATGGTATAGAATGATATTTATATGGGTGATGTGAAAATCTTAACATATTTGATTGATATCCTTCCATAATTTGGAGATGCTCTTTCCATAAATTTCGAGACACTTTTTCCATAAATATTGAGATACTTCATTGTGTAGAAAAACTGTCTTGTgtgtaatatttccttccaaTTAGATGGATATCAAAGCTTAATATTTCGAATTCCATGTATTTATTcgcttataatttttttttgaatatcatgtattatttaatattttcgaaCTTATCATTTTtacaataatattataattcgaaaataaattcttatacataTCTATATTTAAGAATTAGACTCCCAAAATTTTGGTTTTTATGTTTATAACATGCCTAAAACTAATAATATAGACAATTAATTCGCACATTTTTTTCACCAGGTGTCCCGATCCATTTAATATGCTTTTCAATAAAAACGTGTGTACATCGGATACTTCACGAAAAATAAAACGAGGTCCCCCGCCAACCATGCATATTTAGAAGGCGGAGTCCAATCGGTGCATGGAATCTGAAAAGAGCCAATCATCGGACCGACCTCGGCCATTTGCGATCACACAAACATGGAAAAGGACACTTGAATTCGTCTTCCACGTATGTTTCACTTGAATACAAACAATAGCTGCCGGGTCATGAATTAATTAATGTTATTGAAACTGATGCAACGATCTAACCACTGAAAAGAAGGGGAAAATTTTCCAAAACCACACTAAATTTCATTGACTCGTGCAAATCTTATGGTCGATACATTGAAAAGTAGGTGGCAttaatttgttatattttttcAAATGTTCGAAGCTATTGTAATTTAGAACGAGTTTGAATAGAGAAATCCCCTGAATATGTCTAACTTTATaaagtgtttttattttttatttttaaaataaatgcggAATTCATTTTATCATATGCATACTACTCTAATGCTAAAATCCAAAGATCTAAAATTGAGAATGAGAAATAAATTTCTCATTTAAAGCCCAACCCAGGTTAGTAGGTTACTAACTTTCCTAGAGTCAAAgaaatgagaaaataaattttttttccattAACTAGTTCGATTTTTTGTTTTGATAAATTAAGTTTTCAGATTTTAGTTTTGGTA is a genomic window containing:
- the LOC140822053 gene encoding benzoate carboxyl methyltransferase-like, translated to MESKNILHMNAGNGETSYANNSTLQVPEGLESNNKENIYIAMTSPADVLESYANQFQRDFSKFLSVRGDEIVCGGRMVLSLAGRRMRDTSSIDENAQYTILAETLHDMVIEGLMEKDDLYSFNVPIYTPCPQEVETIISNQGSFKLDKMDVYPVPWVPSRDVDGDLLFEKMRGAKDVAGGIRAVVEPMLASHFGKVLNYDVVFEKYGKKLAEHLSKEKPSYFTIAISLRRK